Proteins co-encoded in one Hymenobacter swuensis DY53 genomic window:
- a CDS encoding DUF4468 domain-containing protein has protein sequence MTLYLLAGLLALGLTTPAAHAQTAPLLTSYQRPLPVVPLDSVTRQITYRGMLPAAGLPQTEVYGRAQEWLARQFEQYDQVVRFADAGRGVLIGQAIVQAVGPAQKNLEARRFNLLFRFQFRAQAGGLQYELTDLSYPSYPVTTAASDAGGGLAADGLAQWQRADDFSRISTTAAQNRRRPVEPVLRDYDEYTTKGEPKPRMLQQCQGIQEAMTTLVAALGRELSQPLP, from the coding sequence ATGACCCTCTATCTACTTGCTGGCCTGCTTGCCTTGGGCCTGACTACCCCGGCCGCCCACGCCCAGACGGCCCCACTGCTCACCAGCTACCAACGGCCGCTACCGGTAGTGCCCCTTGATTCCGTGACCCGCCAGATAACCTACCGGGGTATGCTGCCAGCCGCCGGACTGCCCCAAACCGAGGTGTATGGCCGCGCCCAGGAGTGGCTGGCCCGGCAGTTTGAGCAGTACGACCAAGTGGTGCGCTTTGCTGATGCCGGCCGGGGCGTACTCATCGGACAGGCCATTGTGCAGGCCGTGGGACCGGCCCAGAAGAACTTGGAGGCTCGCCGCTTCAACCTGCTGTTCCGTTTTCAGTTCCGGGCTCAGGCAGGCGGCCTGCAGTATGAGCTAACCGACCTCAGCTACCCGAGCTACCCTGTTACTACCGCCGCCAGTGACGCCGGCGGCGGGCTGGCGGCCGATGGACTGGCCCAATGGCAGCGGGCTGACGACTTCTCCCGCATTAGCACTACTGCAGCTCAGAATCGGCGGCGGCCTGTGGAGCCAGTCTTGCGTGACTACGACGAGTACACGACCAAAGGCGAGCCGAAGCCGCGCATGCTGCAGCAGTGTCAGGGTATTCAGGAAGCCATGACGACGCTGGTAGCCGCGTTGGGCCGGGAGTTGAGCCAGCCACTGCCGTAA
- a CDS encoding DUF58 domain-containing protein: protein MLTPEYLHALQNLPLAARRAAEGLLHGAHLSRRKGAGMEFSQYRPYQPGDDLRRLDWRLAARSDRYYLRESEVDTSLVVHLVLDATASMNHQDDNGLSKLHYGRLLCAALAYVATQQGDAVSLTILHPGGLRHLPPRADARQLSRLYHALETTEAAGQFPDSATLAPLTARRQPALTICVSDLYEASGEIERLLTRLRAASGEVLLLHLMARNELDFTFKGAITFEDLETGQQLQLDAGQQRRAWQQHLQQWLRDTAQRARSHGFDYHQLSTAEPLTGALREFLRRRARG, encoded by the coding sequence ATGCTCACCCCCGAATACCTCCATGCGCTGCAGAACCTGCCGCTGGCCGCCCGGCGGGCGGCCGAGGGACTGCTGCACGGCGCGCACCTGAGTCGGCGCAAGGGGGCGGGCATGGAGTTCAGCCAGTACCGCCCCTATCAGCCCGGCGACGACCTGCGCCGCCTCGACTGGCGCCTGGCCGCCCGCTCCGACCGATATTATCTGCGCGAATCGGAGGTGGATACCAGCTTGGTGGTGCACCTCGTGCTGGATGCCACCGCCAGCATGAACCACCAGGACGACAACGGCCTGAGCAAGCTACACTACGGCCGGCTGCTGTGCGCGGCCCTCGCTTACGTGGCCACCCAGCAGGGCGACGCGGTATCCCTGACGATACTACACCCCGGCGGCCTGCGCCACCTGCCGCCCCGCGCCGACGCCCGCCAGCTCAGCCGCCTCTACCACGCCCTGGAAACCACCGAGGCTGCCGGCCAATTCCCCGATTCGGCCACCCTGGCCCCGCTCACGGCCCGGCGGCAGCCGGCTCTTACCATCTGCGTGAGCGACTTGTACGAAGCCAGTGGCGAGATTGAACGGCTGCTGACCCGCCTGCGCGCCGCTTCGGGCGAGGTGCTGCTGCTGCACCTGATGGCCCGCAACGAGCTGGATTTCACCTTCAAAGGCGCCATTACCTTCGAGGACCTCGAAACCGGCCAGCAGCTCCAGTTGGATGCCGGCCAGCAGCGCCGCGCCTGGCAGCAGCACCTGCAGCAGTGGCTCCGCGACACGGCCCAGCGCGCCCGCTCCCACGGCTTCGACTACCACCAGCTAAGCACTGCTGAGCCCCTGACCGGCGCGTTGCGCGAGTTCCTCCGCCGCCGCGCCCGGGGTTGA
- a CDS encoding AAA family ATPase — translation MTEHDVTRLLQKIPLLKQEIGKVIVGQHEVLEEVLVALLAGGHALLEGVPGLAKTLLVRTLAQAMDLPFRRIQFTPDLMPTDILGTEILEEDHGTGHRSFKFNPGPIFASLVLADEINRTPPKTQAALLEAMQEGHVTYAGQEHALPKPFFLLATQNPIEQSGTYPLPEAQLDRFLLYVRIGYPTEQEELAVLSGTTGTNRQQVEPILGGEEVRQLQLLTRQVSISAELMGLVNRLVRATRPATSEVPFIREYGRWGAGPRAGQALILCAKARALLHGRFAATLEDVQALAPAVLRHRVLLNFNAEAENLTPDDAVAALLKAVRL, via the coding sequence GTGACCGAACACGACGTAACCCGCTTGCTCCAGAAGATTCCGCTGCTCAAACAGGAAATAGGAAAGGTAATTGTGGGCCAGCACGAGGTGCTGGAAGAAGTGCTGGTAGCCCTGCTGGCCGGCGGCCACGCCCTGCTGGAAGGCGTGCCCGGCCTGGCCAAAACGCTGCTGGTGCGCACCCTGGCCCAGGCCATGGACCTGCCCTTCCGCCGCATCCAGTTCACCCCCGACCTGATGCCCACCGACATCCTGGGCACCGAGATTCTGGAGGAAGACCACGGCACTGGCCACCGCTCGTTCAAGTTCAACCCCGGCCCCATTTTCGCCAGTCTGGTGCTGGCCGACGAAATTAACCGGACGCCGCCCAAAACCCAGGCAGCTTTGCTGGAGGCCATGCAGGAGGGCCACGTTACGTACGCCGGCCAGGAGCACGCACTGCCCAAGCCGTTCTTTCTGCTAGCCACCCAGAACCCCATTGAGCAGAGCGGTACCTATCCGCTGCCTGAGGCCCAGCTCGACCGGTTTCTGCTGTACGTGCGTATTGGCTACCCCACTGAGCAGGAGGAGCTAGCCGTACTCAGCGGCACCACCGGCACCAACCGGCAGCAGGTAGAGCCCATTTTGGGTGGCGAGGAAGTGCGGCAGCTGCAGCTCCTGACGCGGCAGGTGAGCATTAGCGCGGAGCTGATGGGGCTGGTGAACCGCCTGGTGCGTGCTACCCGCCCGGCCACGTCGGAAGTACCGTTTATCCGGGAGTACGGCCGCTGGGGTGCGGGTCCGCGCGCCGGGCAGGCCCTCATTCTGTGCGCCAAGGCCCGGGCCCTGCTGCACGGCCGTTTCGCCGCCACGCTGGAAGATGTGCAGGCCTTGGCCCCGGCCGTACTGCGCCACCGTGTGCTGCTTAACTTCAACGCCGAAGCCGAAAACCTCACCCCCGACGACGCGGTAGCCGCCCTGCTGAAAGCGGTTCGTTTGTAG
- a CDS encoding outer membrane beta-barrel protein — protein MLKKAVSAALLLSGLAFSAQAQVQVNFEPLQPAKLSYGLRVGGQVMGLTSLSSNIQHDVPQVGLWGGNAGLAAEISWGWLAVQPAVVFIQKGFRMQDSWMETHNGKTLALRSLTQVRLNYVEVPINLVATIHRFQLLAGPYVSVGLNGRFHEEATLPIGSEYSPDYNTYQYGYSKKVSFSSKSRNYSDITIRRLDAGFNIGVGYRYKGWQVQPLYSRGIRYTGYGYQTKNWSAQLNLTRFIGPAA, from the coding sequence ATGCTTAAAAAAGCAGTATCTGCAGCTCTGCTTCTTTCTGGTCTGGCCTTCTCTGCGCAGGCACAGGTACAGGTAAACTTTGAACCGCTGCAACCCGCTAAGCTCAGCTATGGCCTACGCGTAGGAGGACAAGTGATGGGGCTAACATCTCTATCTTCCAATATCCAACACGATGTTCCGCAAGTTGGACTATGGGGTGGCAATGCCGGCTTGGCTGCTGAAATATCATGGGGTTGGCTGGCCGTACAGCCGGCGGTGGTATTCATCCAGAAAGGCTTCCGCATGCAGGACTCCTGGATGGAAACGCACAATGGGAAAACGCTGGCACTTCGTAGCCTCACCCAGGTACGCCTGAACTATGTGGAAGTACCCATTAATTTGGTTGCTACAATACACCGGTTTCAGCTACTGGCTGGCCCATATGTGAGCGTGGGCCTTAACGGCCGTTTCCACGAGGAAGCCACTCTGCCAATTGGCTCCGAGTATTCTCCGGACTACAACACATACCAATACGGCTACAGTAAAAAAGTATCATTTTCGAGCAAATCCCGAAATTACAGTGACATTACAATTAGACGGTTAGATGCCGGTTTTAATATTGGGGTAGGCTACCGCTACAAGGGCTGGCAGGTGCAGCCCTTGTACAGCCGGGGCATCCGCTACACTGGCTACGGCTACCAGACCAAGAACTGGAGTGCTCAACTAAACCTAACGCGCTTCATCGGGCCGGCGGCGTAG
- a CDS encoding DUF4159 domain-containing protein: MPAPFTFVRLQYRSGDWDAVDERMPANLLHSLVQYTKVPVAAKEKVVALDSPELFRYPFCYLSGHRLVQFSAPERKNFEQYVRGGGFVFVDDCNHDIDGLFARSFEEQMRVCFGAGALKKLPKTHPIYSQFFKFPDGPPNTGFELNGWGDDLVHDYLKGIEINGRLAVLYSNKDYGCEWDYDFRNKRFLAEDNTKFGVNIILYALTA, translated from the coding sequence ATGCCCGCTCCCTTCACTTTCGTGCGTCTGCAATACCGCTCCGGCGACTGGGACGCGGTGGATGAGCGTATGCCCGCCAACCTGCTGCACTCCCTGGTGCAGTACACCAAAGTACCCGTGGCGGCCAAGGAGAAAGTGGTGGCTCTCGACTCGCCGGAACTGTTTCGCTACCCGTTCTGCTACCTCTCGGGCCACCGGCTGGTGCAGTTTTCAGCTCCCGAGCGTAAGAACTTTGAGCAGTACGTACGCGGCGGCGGCTTCGTGTTCGTGGACGACTGCAACCACGATATCGACGGGCTGTTTGCGCGCTCCTTTGAGGAGCAGATGCGCGTGTGCTTTGGGGCCGGGGCACTGAAGAAGCTGCCGAAAACGCACCCTATCTACTCGCAGTTTTTCAAGTTCCCTGATGGCCCGCCCAACACTGGCTTCGAGCTCAACGGCTGGGGCGACGACCTAGTGCACGACTATCTGAAGGGAATCGAAATCAACGGCCGGCTGGCGGTGCTCTACTCCAACAAAGACTACGGCTGCGAGTGGGATTACGACTTCCGCAACAAGCGTTTTTTGGCGGAGGATAACACTAAATTTGGGGTCAATATCATTCTATACGCTCTTACAGCCTAG